The proteins below are encoded in one region of Syntrophales bacterium:
- a CDS encoding putative toxin-antitoxin system toxin component, PIN family: protein MKVVFDTNIYISAFVIPGGNAGKAYLHAIDGDFELCTSVAILTELARKLDEKFGWEKQKIAQLITSISNLTVVFKTTPWLKVVSDDSDNRILECAIKAEADFLVTGDKHLLKLRNYGNFEIIKLSTFLTIPRQPSTE from the coding sequence TTGAAGGTCGTTTTTGACACCAACATCTACATCTCCGCCTTCGTCATACCCGGTGGCAATGCTGGAAAAGCGTACCTTCACGCCATCGATGGCGATTTCGAACTTTGCACCTCTGTTGCAATCCTTACTGAATTGGCCCGAAAATTGGACGAGAAGTTCGGTTGGGAGAAACAGAAAATTGCTCAGTTAATTACGTCCATCAGCAACCTGACAGTCGTCTTCAAAACCACACCTTGGCTAAAGGTAGTATCGGATGACTCGGATAATCGTATTTTAGAGTGCGCTATAAAAGCAGAAGCGGATTTTTTAGTCACCGGGGACAAGCATTTGCTTAAATTGAGAAATTACGGGAATTTTGAAATCATAAAATTATCAACTTTTCTCACGATACCTCGACAACCGTCCACTGAATAG
- a CDS encoding ribbon-helix-helix domain-containing protein, which produces MKTKKTRSAVTISMPQDMAEEYDKLAKRLAKNRSVLFREMFLTYKRQNLKEEFQELQTYGTALAQKKGIFTESDVEKLVFEGR; this is translated from the coding sequence ATGAAAACAAAGAAAACGCGCTCAGCCGTGACAATCTCCATGCCGCAGGACATGGCTGAAGAATATGACAAGCTGGCTAAGAGGCTGGCAAAAAACAGGAGCGTGCTTTTCAGAGAAATGTTTCTAACTTACAAGAGACAGAATCTGAAAGAGGAGTTTCAAGAACTTCAGACATACGGCACAGCTCTGGCTCAAAAAAAAGGGATTTTCACAGAGTCTGATGTTGAAAAACTGGTTTTCGAAGGACGTTGA
- a CDS encoding putative toxin-antitoxin system toxin component, PIN family, which translates to MKAVFDTNVLIAAFLTEGICAKLIVRAHRRDFDLILCDGILQEFKRVLKKKFATSPHETSEALTILSEATQEILGQTDSITPICRDSDDDLILACAKDAVADYIVTGDEDLLVLKNYEWIRIVNPREFEKLFPD; encoded by the coding sequence GTGAAAGCAGTTTTCGATACGAACGTTCTTATCGCAGCCTTCCTCACGGAGGGAATCTGCGCCAAGCTCATAGTCCGGGCACACAGGCGGGACTTCGACCTGATTTTATGCGATGGCATACTTCAAGAATTTAAGCGTGTCCTTAAGAAAAAGTTTGCCACCTCTCCTCATGAAACGTCCGAAGCACTGACTATTCTTTCTGAGGCAACGCAGGAAATTCTTGGACAAACTGATTCAATTACACCCATCTGTAGGGATTCGGATGACGACTTGATTCTTGCCTGTGCCAAGGACGCGGTTGCAGACTACATTGTTACTGGGGATGAAGACTTGCTGGTTCTGAAGAATTATGAGTGGATAAGGATTGTAAATCCCAGGGAATTCGAGAAACTATTTCCAGATTGA
- a CDS encoding ribbon-helix-helix protein, CopG family → MRTVLSVSLPDNMAAELEAMAKAMGRNKSDIVKESLGLFLWETKFRNIKKKLSSKAKAAGVITEEDIFKAVS, encoded by the coding sequence ATGAGGACCGTCTTGTCAGTAAGCTTGCCGGATAACATGGCGGCGGAACTTGAAGCCATGGCCAAAGCAATGGGCAGGAACAAGAGCGACATTGTAAAAGAATCCTTAGGATTGTTTCTTTGGGAAACGAAGTTCCGCAATATAAAAAAGAAACTGTCCAGCAAGGCTAAGGCTGCCGGTGTTATTACCGAAGAGGATATCTTTAAGGCAGTATCGTGA